The following is a genomic window from Pseudomonadales bacterium.
TCGCGCTGGTCGTGCCCAGGCACGCTCATCACGGCGCCGGTACCGTAGTCCATCAGCACGAAGTTCGCGACCCATACCGGCACTTCGCGTCCGTTCAGCGGGTGCCGCACCTTCAATCCGGTATCGAGACCCTTCTTGGCCATCGTCGCCATGTCGGCCTCGGCGACCGAACTGCGCCGGCACTCAGCGATGAAGTCGGCCAGCTCGGGGCGAGTACCTGCCAGCGCCTTCGCGAGCGGGTGCTCGCCGGCGATCGCGAGGTAGGTCACGCCGAACAGCGTATCGGGCCGCGTGGTGTAGATCGGAATCGCGTCGATGCCGTCCAGTGGCGTCGCCAGCGCGAACGACATCTCGATGCCGCGGCTCTTGCCGATCCAGTTGCGCTGCATCGTGCGCACCTGCTCGGGCCAGTGTTCGAGCTTGTCCAGATCCGTCAGCAGTTCTTCGGCATAGGCCGTGATGCGGATGAACCACTGCGGAATTTCGCGCCGCTCCACCGGCGTGTCGCAGCGCCAGCAGCAGCCGTCGATGACCTGTTCGTTTGCCAGTACGGTCTGGTCGTTCGGACACCAGTTCACGGCCGAGACCTTCTTGTACGCGAGCCCCTTCGCGTAGAGTCGGGTGAAGAACCACTGCTCCCAGCGGTAGTACGACGGCGCGCAGGTCGCGATCTCACGGTCCCAGTCGTAGGCAAAGCCGAGCCGCTTCAACTGCGAACGCATGTAGTCGATGTTCGCCCAGGTCCAGCGTGCAGGTGCGGTGCTGTTGCGGATCGCGGCATTTTCGGCCGGCAATCCGAACGCGTCCCAACCCATCGGCTGCAGCACATTGCGACCCTGCATGCGCTGGAAACGCGCGACCACGTCGCCGAGCGTGTAGTTGCGCACGTGGCCCATGTGCAGGCGGCCGCTCGGGTACGGAAACATCGACAGACAGTAGAACTTCGGGCGTGAAGCGTCCTCGACGACCCTGAAACTCGCGTTGTGCTCCCAGTAATCCTGCGCCTCGGCCTCGATGCGCGCGGCGTCGTAGTGTTCATCCATTGCGGGGGGGGGGTAATGCCGTGAAAAGGCGCACAGAATACCGCAGGCAGTCGCGCTGCCGCCAGCGAGCGCGAGGCTTCAGCGCCGGCGCAGCAGCGTGATGCAGAGCAATCCCAGCAGCAGCACCACCAGCGGCAGCGAACCGTAGCGGGCAAACGGCGTCAGGCCGCGCGTGGGTTGCACGCTGCCACGCACGACTTCACGCGTGAACTGCGCGCCACGGACGGTGATTCTCCCGCGCGCGTCGATCAGTGCCGAAACGCCGTCGTTGGTGGCACGGATCAGTGGCCGCCCGGTCTCGATCGCACGCACGCGCGCGATCTGCAGGTGCTGCAGCGGCCCGATCGACGCGCCGAACCAGGTGTCGTTGCTGACCGTGAGCAGCAGCGCTGCCTCGCGTGCACCGGCAGCGACCTGGTCCGCGTAGGCGATTTCGTAGCACACGGACGGCGCGATTGCCACGCCGTGCGCGCGCAGTGGCGCCTGCGTGCGCGGCCCGGCGGAGAAGTTCGACATCGGCAGGTCGAAAAACGCGATCAGCCCGCGCAGCCCGCGCTCGAGCGGCACGTACTCGCCGAACGGAACCATCCGGCGCTTGTGATACAGACCGCTGCCCTCACCGAGCACCGCGACGCTGTTGTAGGCGTCGAAGCCGCGCCGGCGTTCATGGTTCGTGTCGCGGGTCGGCACACCGAGCAGCAGTGCGCTGCCTGCCGCATGTGCGCGTGCGGCGATCGGTGCCAACCGGTCGACGACGAGATCGAGGTACGCAGGTACTGCCGACTCCGGCCACACCACCAGCGCCGTACCCCACAGCGCCTCGCTGAGTCCGCTGTAGAGGTCAAGGATTTCATCGAGTTGCCCCGGCACCCACTTCAGGTTCTGGGCCACATTGCCCTGCACCAGCGCAACGCCGAGCGCGTCACCGTCGGCCCTGGTCCACTCGATCCGCTCGAGCAGCGGTGCACCCAGCCACAGCGCAGCCGCCAGCGCGAGCGCCACCAGTCCGCGCCGGTTGCGGCGCAGCGTGAGATAGAGCGCTGCGGCGCTGAATGCCGTGATGAATCCGGTGCCGATGGCACCTGCCACGGGCAACCAGCCGGCAAGTGGGCCGTCGACCTGGCCGTAGCCGAGGTAGAGCCACGGAAAGCCGGTCAGGAACCAGCCACGCCACCACTCGCCAAGGGTCCATGCGAGCGCGAAACCCGGCACGATGCCGCCGGCACGATCGCGTAGCCAGCGTGCCCAGACCCAGAACGTGAGCGCGGGAAACAGGGCAAGGCCCATGCAGAACGCGGCGGTCAACCCCGCCGCGAGCGGCACCGGTGCCGCACCGTAGTCATGGATGCTGACGTAGACCCACGACGCGCCGGCGCCAAACATGCCGGTTCCGAAGAACCAGGCGCGGCGCGCCGCAGCGGCGGGGGCGAGGTCGGCAAGCAGCGCGAGCAGCGCGAGCGGTACCAGCAGCGCGAGCGGCCAGCAGTCGAACGGCGCCAGCGCCAGCGGCAGCAGTGCGCCGGCACCAAGCGCGACGAAATGCCCGGCCAGCCCCGGCCGTGCGAGTGCGCCCAGGCGGCTCATCGGCCGGCGTTGCCCGGTTGCAGATTCAGACGCAGCAGGTGGATCTGGCGGCTGTCGGCGTTCAGCACCTTGAACTGGAAACCGCCGACTTCGGCGATCTCGTTGCGTCGCGGCAGGTGCCCGAAGGTGCGCATCACGATGCCGCCGATGGTGTCGAACTCCTCTTCGCTGAGGTTTGCGTTGAAATACTCGTTGAAATCCTCGATCGGCGTCAGCGCCTTGATCAGGTAGTCGTTCTCGGACAGCTTCTTGATGAAGCTGTCCTGCTGGCGGTCGTGCTCGTCCTCGATGTCACCGACGATCTGCTCCAGCACGTCTTCGATGGTCACCAGTCCGGCCACGCCACCGTACTCGTCGATCACCACCGCGATGTGGTTGCGCTGCTGGCGGAATTCGCGCAGCAGCACGTTCAGGCGCTTGCTTTCCGGGATGAACGTCGGCGGGCGCAGCAATTGCGCGATGTCGATGCTGCCCGGGCCGTGCGAGAACAGTTGCGTCAGCATGTCCTTGGCCATCACGATGCCGAGCACGTCGTCGCTGCTCTCGCCGATCACCGGGTAGCGCGAGTGCCCCGAATCGATCACGCGACGCACGATCTCGTCCGGAGCATCGTCTGCGTGCAGGCACACCATCTGCGGGCGCGGCACCATCACGTCGCGTACCTGCATGTGCGCGACCTCGAGCGCGCCCTGCATGATGTCGTGGGTCTCGGAGTCGATCACATCGTTTTCTGCGGCAACTTCGAGGATGTCGATCAGATCCTTGCGCGTGCGCGGATCGGAAGAGAATGCCTGCGTCAGTTTCGCGAGCCAGGAGCGCTCGTCCTGGTCTTCGTCGTCGTACTCATCGGACATGGTCGGTCGGCCCGTTCTTCACGTTCGGTAGGGATCGGGAAATTTCAGGGTGGCGAGGATGCGCGTCTCCAGCGCCTCCATGCGTGCGGCCTCGCGTGTGCGCTCGTGGTCGTGACCCAGCAGGTGCAGCATCGCGTGCACCAGCATGTGCGCCCAGTGTGCGCGCGCCGGCTTGTGCTGTTCTGCGGCCTCGCGCGCCACCACCGGCGCGCACACCACGATGTCACCGAGCAGCGGCAGATCGACCGCAGGCGGCAATTCGGCTGGAAAACTCAGCACGTTGGTTGCGTAGTCGCGGCCCCGGTAGCGCGCGTTCAGATCGCGCATCTCGGCCTCGTCGACGATGCGCACACAGATCTCGGCGTCGGCGTGGTCGGCATCGAGCGCAGCGCGCGCCCACGCCCGGATGCTGCGTGCAGCCGGAATCGCAGCCGCGCTCGATGCACAATCCACGCTGATACGCCCCGGTGGCCTCACGGCGGGGTCGGCCCGCGCTTCGGCGTGGCCGGC
Proteins encoded in this region:
- the lnt gene encoding apolipoprotein N-acyltransferase, coding for MGALARPGLAGHFVALGAGALLPLALAPFDCWPLALLVPLALLALLADLAPAAAARRAWFFGTGMFGAGASWVYVSIHDYGAAPVPLAAGLTAAFCMGLALFPALTFWVWARWLRDRAGGIVPGFALAWTLGEWWRGWFLTGFPWLYLGYGQVDGPLAGWLPVAGAIGTGFITAFSAAALYLTLRRNRRGLVALALAAALWLGAPLLERIEWTRADGDALGVALVQGNVAQNLKWVPGQLDEILDLYSGLSEALWGTALVVWPESAVPAYLDLVVDRLAPIAARAHAAGSALLLGVPTRDTNHERRRGFDAYNSVAVLGEGSGLYHKRRMVPFGEYVPLERGLRGLIAFFDLPMSNFSAGPRTQAPLRAHGVAIAPSVCYEIAYADQVAAGAREAALLLTVSNDTWFGASIGPLQHLQIARVRAIETGRPLIRATNDGVSALIDARGRITVRGAQFTREVVRGSVQPTRGLTPFARYGSLPLVVLLLGLLCITLLRRR
- a CDS encoding CBS domain-containing protein codes for the protein MSDEYDDEDQDERSWLAKLTQAFSSDPRTRKDLIDILEVAAENDVIDSETHDIMQGALEVAHMQVRDVMVPRPQMVCLHADDAPDEIVRRVIDSGHSRYPVIGESSDDVLGIVMAKDMLTQLFSHGPGSIDIAQLLRPPTFIPESKRLNVLLREFRQQRNHIAVVIDEYGGVAGLVTIEDVLEQIVGDIEDEHDRQQDSFIKKLSENDYLIKALTPIEDFNEYFNANLSEEEFDTIGGIVMRTFGHLPRRNEIAEVGGFQFKVLNADSRQIHLLRLNLQPGNAGR
- the ybeY gene encoding rRNA maturation RNase YbeY yields the protein MSVDCASSAAAIPAARSIRAWARAALDADHADAEICVRIVDEAEMRDLNARYRGRDYATNVLSFPAELPPAVDLPLLGDIVVCAPVVAREAAEQHKPARAHWAHMLVHAMLHLLGHDHERTREAARMEALETRILATLKFPDPYRT